One stretch of Euphorbia lathyris chromosome 7, ddEupLath1.1, whole genome shotgun sequence DNA includes these proteins:
- the LOC136235971 gene encoding transcriptional regulator SUPERMAN-like: protein MAALHNSSTRRHESAWMWNPNNEVQEDDDSWEVRAFKEDAGNVMGTTWPPRSYTCTFCRREFRSAQALGGHMNVHRRDRARLNQNVPPPPPIVPTTPSTSSSTYIIPTQEFSTNGGLCLLYQLPNPNPNAGFASNSNPNFDNSPSTLLSISQYPHNHHHPHHQHQVVSPVIDSSSCFYSNCKTEPANSTDNSSKEFASREEVDLELRLGHRSTSS, encoded by the coding sequence ATGGCTGCCCTTCACAATAGTTCTACACGTCGTCACGAATCCGCCTGGATGTGGAACCCGAAtaacgaagttcaagaagacgATGACTCGTGGGAAGTCCGAGCATTCAAAGAAGACGCGGGGAATGTAATGGGAACTACATGGCCACCGCGGTCTTATACTTGCACGTTTTGTAGACGAGAGTTTCGGTCTGCTCAAGCCCTAGGAGGTCACATGAACGTTCATCGTCGTGATCGTGCTAGACTCAATCAAAACGTACCGCCGCCGCCGCCTATTGTTCCAACTACAccttcaacttcttcatctaCTTATATAATCCCTACACAAGAATTTTCTACTAATGGTGGTTTGTGTTTACTCTATCAATTGccaaaccctaaccctaacgCGGGTTTCGCCTCGAATTCTAACCCTAATTTTGATAATTCGCCTTCTACTCTTCTCTCTATCTCGCAATATCCGCACAAtcatcatcatcctcatcatcaGCATCAAGTAGTGTCGCCGGTGATTGATTCTTCTTCGTGTTTTTACTCGAATTGCAAAACCGAACCCGCGAATTCTACGGATAATAGTAGCAAGGAGTTTGCTAGCCGTGAAGAAGTTGATCTAGAACTCAGGTTAGGGCATAGATCAACATCATCATGA